A window from Peromyscus eremicus chromosome 1, PerEre_H2_v1, whole genome shotgun sequence encodes these proteins:
- the Chrna10 gene encoding neuronal acetylcholine receptor subunit alpha-10, with protein sequence METRSYHLGLGFLLLLCLPAECLGAEGRLAHKLFRDLFVNYTSALRPVADTDQTLNVTLEVTLSQIIDMDERNQVLTLYLWIRQEWTDAYLHWDPKAYGDLDAIRIPSSLVWRPDIVLYNKADTQPPASASTNVVVRHDGAVRWDAPAITRSSCRVDVSAFPFDAQRCGLTFGSWTHGGHQLDVRPRGASASLADFVENVEWRVLGMPARRRVLTYGCCSEPYPDVTFTLLLRRRAAAYVCNLLLPCVFISLLAPLAFHLPADSGEKVSLGVTVLLALTVFQLILAESMPPAESVPLIGKYYMATMTMVTFSTALTILIMNLHYCGPSAHPVPAWARVFLLGHLARGLCVRERGEPCGQSRPLESAPSLQPPAGLPEGPCHESRCLCHQEALLHHVASIASTFHSHRAAQRCHEDWKRLARVMDRFFLGIFFCMALVMSLLVLVQAL encoded by the exons ATGGAGACCAGGAGCTACCACCTCGGCCTGGGATTTCTGCTCCTGCTCTGTCTCCCTGCAG AATGCCTGGGAGCCGAGGGGAGACTGGCTCACAAGCTGTTTCGTGACCTGTTTGTCAACTATACAAGTGCCCTGAGACCTGTGGCAGACACAGACCAGACTCTAAATGTGACCCTGGAGGTGACATTGTCTCAGATCATCGATATG GACGAACGGAACCAGGTGCTGACCTTATACCTGTGGATCAGGCAGGAGTGGACAGATGCCTACCTACACTGGGACCCCAAAGCCTATGGTGACTTGGATGCAATCCGCATTCCCAGCAGTCTAGTGTGGCGGCCAGACATCGTTCTCTACAACAA GGCGGACACGCAGCCACCAGCCTCGGCCAGCACCAACGTGGTTGTACGGCACGATGGCGCCGTGCGCTGGGATGCACCAGCCATCACACGCAGTTCGTGCCGTGTGGACGTGTCTGCCTTCCCGTTCGATGCGCAGCGCTGCGGCCTGACCTTCGGCTCATGGACGCACGGCGGGCACCAGCTGGACGTGCGACCCCGGGGCGCGTCTGCCAGTCTGGCTGACTTCGTGGAGAATGTTGAGTGGCGCGTGCTGGGCATGCCGGCGCGCAGGCGCGTGCTCACCTATGGCTGCTGCTCTGAGCCCTACCCGGATGTGACCTTCACGCTGCTACTGCGCCGCCGCGCTGCCGCCTATGTGTGCAACCTGCTGCTGCCCTGCGTGTTCATCTCCCTGCTGGCGCCACTGGCCTTCCACCTGCCCGCTGACTCCGGGGAAAAGGTGTCTCTGGGCGTCACCGTGCTCCTGGCCCTCACTGTCTTCCAGCTGATTCTGGCCGAGAGCATGCCGCCTGCAGAGAGCGTGCCACTCATCG GGAAGTACTACATGGCCACCATGACCATGGTCACGTTCTCCACAGCACTCACCATCCTCATCATGAATCTGCATTACTGTGGTCCTAGTGCACATCCAGTGCCTGCCTGGGCGCGGGTCTTCCTGCTGGGACACCTGGCCAGAGGACTGTGTGTGCGGGAACGAGGGGAGCCCTGTGGGCAGTCCCGGCCACTAGAATCAGCccccagcctccagcctccagctGGTCTCCCAGAGGGGCCTTGTCATGAGTCACGGTGTCTATGCCATCAGGAAGCCCTTCTGCATCATGTGGCTTCCATTGCCAGCACCTTCCACAGCCACCGGGCTGCCCAGCGCTGCCATGAAGACTGGAAGCGCCTGGCTCGAGTGATGGACCGCTTTTTCCTGGGCATCTTCTTCTGCATGGCTCTGGTCATGAGCCTCCTGGTACTGGTACAAGCCCTGTGA